Proteins co-encoded in one Corylus avellana chromosome ca9, CavTom2PMs-1.0 genomic window:
- the LOC132161920 gene encoding uncharacterized protein LOC132161920, with amino-acid sequence MDLKAVKYQILHGSIARRVLYRTFIVASAISIIPLLHILSGSDLGTFASVNSSDCNVNLGIAMATEAPGTTLFHSQILNPMWDSMQSVQCKKNVNLTVNVVRELVGKNLLNYNAKALCVGEGSAFALLALRDLGFSNARGVYRHRFLSLRRRQFIHELDYMDNSFDFVLSKDIDQVPVPALLVLEIERVLSPGGIGAILVGVSGSSPNNLIRSATPVSSLLKCSNVVHVCYVHNFTLVVFKKISDDASFFKQYSLPADCPSIANNKPFMDQIEPLVEGKPMGFEKRYYYLPKLMDVDTKKRLVYIDIGAGVHLNSSVMNWFLPSYPVDRKAFNVYFVDHNTSVLLSYVKRPGITFVYHPGLAGTEATANVSSDEDVDPPLEKEGFNFLSWFKETVKYADFVVLKMNAGKVEMKFLSELFESGAICFVDEMFLHCSGSVEDEEGALKGDCIDLFRGLRNRGVFVHQWWGD; translated from the coding sequence ATGGATCTCAAGGCCGTGAAATATCAGATCCTTCATGGGTCTATAGCGAGGCGCGTGCTTTATCGCACTTTCATAGTCGCCTCGGCGATTTCGATCATTCCCTTGCTGCACATCTTATCTGGTTCCGATCTGGGAACATTTGCCTCTGTGAACTCTAGTGACTGTAACGTGAATTTGGGCATTGCGATGGCGACTGAGGCTCCGGGCACGACTTTGTTTCATTCCCAGATCCTGAATCCAATGTGGGACTCAATGCAATCAGTGCAGTGCAAGAAGAATGTGAATTTGACCGTTAATGTGGTCAGAGAGCTAGTGGGCAAAAATTTGTTGAATTATAATGCGAAAGCTCTGTGCGTTGGAGAAGGGTCGGCCTTCGCCTTGTTGGCATTGCGAGATTTGGGATTCTCCAATGCCCGCGGTGTTTACAGGCACCGCTTTCTCTCGCTTAGGCGAAGACAGTTCATTCATGAGCTTGATTACATGGACAATTCATTCGATTTCGTGTTGTCCAAGGATATAGACCAGGTTCCTGTCCCTGCATTGCTCGTGCTTGAAATTGAGCGCGTTCTTAGCCCTGGTGGAATTGGTGCCATTCTTGTGGGTGTTAGCGGCTCCTCCCCGAATAACTTGATTAGGTCTGCCACCCCGGTTTCCTCATTACTGAAATGTTCCAATGTTGTGCATGTTTGCTATGTGCACAACTTCACTCTGGTTGTCTTCAAGAAAATATCCGACGATGCCAGTTTCTTCAAGCAGTATAGCCTTCCGGCTGACTGCCCATCTATTGCGAACAACAAACCTTTCATGGACCAAATTGAGCCTCTTGTGGAGGGAAAACCAATGGGATTTGAGAAAAGGTATTATTATTTGCCCAAGCTTATGGATGTTGATACTAAGAAGCGGTTAGTCTATATTGATATTGGGGCAGGGGTGCATCTAAATTCTAGTGTCATGAACTGGTTCCTGCCATCTTATCCTGTGGATCGCAAAGCTttcaatgtttattttgttgacCATAACACATCGGTCCTGTTATCCTATGTCAAAAGGCCTGGCATCACCTTTGTTTATCATCCGGGCTTGGCTGGAACTGAGGCTACGGCCAACGTGAGTTCTGATGAAGACGTTGATCCACCTTTGGAGAAAGAAGggttcaattttctttcttggttTAAAGAAACAGTGAAATATGCAGATTTTGTGGTCCTGAAGATGAACGCAGGTAAAGTGGAAATGAAATTTCTCTCGGAGTTATTTGAAAGCGGAGCAATATGCTTTGTTGATGAGATGTTCCTTCACTGCTCGGGCAGTGTAGAAGATGAAGAAGGTGCATTAAAGGGAGACTGCATTGACCTCTTCAGGGGCCTTAGAAACCGTGGTGTCTTTGTCCATCAGTGGTGGGGAGACTAA
- the LOC132192079 gene encoding probable E3 ubiquitin-protein ligase LOG2, whose protein sequence is MGNVVGSSGVNGPRRNRSRRSHPPPPPPAPPQPEISANRYVFAAATPYPNPSHPPLPYYPYPSSYYPPPPAVQVPLPAPYDHHHRAGPHAHPNLDPSHGQAHWVGGRYPCGPVMGPLTPCIDHQKAVTIRNDVNLKKETLRVEPDEENPGRFLVSFTFDATVTGRITIIFFAKEEGGDCSLTPMRENLLAPVTVHFQQGLGQKFRQSSGTGIDFSMFEETELLKVGDMDVYPLAVKAEAIPVNRNGTDGNPIPVATNSQITQAVFEKEKGEFRVRVVKQILWVNSMRYELQEIYGIGNSVEGDLDGNDLGKECVICLSEPRDTTVLPCRHMCMCSGCAKVLRFQTDRCPICRQLVERLLEIKVTNETEE, encoded by the exons ATGGGAAACGTCGTGGGTAGTAGCGGCGTTAACGGTCCTCGGAGAAATCGGAGCCGTCGGAGCCACCCGCCTCCGCCGCCACCGGCGCCGCCTCAGCCGGAGATATCGGCCAACCGTTACGTGTTCGCCGCCGCCACGCCGTACCCAAACCCTAGCCACCCTCCCCTCCCGTACTACCCATACCCGAGTTCTTATTACCCTCCGCCACCGGCCGTTCAGGTGCCTCTACCGGCTCCGTACGACCACCACCACCGAGCTGGGCCTCATGCCCATCCCAACCTAGACCCGTCCCATGGCCAGGCCCATTGGGTCGGCGGGAGGTACCCTTGTGGGCCCGTCATGGGTCCTCTCACCCCCTGTATCGACCACCAGAAGGCGGTTACTATACGGAACGATGTTAATCTCAAGAAAGAGACTCTGAGGGTCGAACCGGACGAGGAAAATCCCGGCCGGTTTCTCGTGTCGTTCACCTTCGATGCCACAGTTACCGGGCG CATCACCATTATTTTCTTTGCAAAAGAAGAAGGTGGAGACTGTAGCCTGACACCAATGAGGGAAAACCTTCTTGCACCAGTGACAGTACATTTCCAACAAGGTCTGGGCCAGAAGTTCAGGCAGTCGTCTGGAACTGGGATTGACTTCTCAATGTTTGAGGAGACCGAGTTACTGAAAGTGGGTGATATGGACGTCTACCCTTTGGCGGTTAAGGCAGAGGCAATTCCGGTTAACAGGAATGGTACAGATGGAAACCCAATACCTGTAGCCACAAACTCTCAGATAACTCAGGCGGTGTTTGAGAAGGAGAAAGGCGAATTCCGGGTGAGGGTAGTGAAGCAGATCTTGTGGGTCAATAGTATGAGGTATGAGCTGCAGGAGATATATGGGATTGGCAATTCAGTTGAGGGTGACTTGGATGGGAATGACCTGGGAAAAGAATGTGTCATCTGCTTGTCAGAACCACGGGACACAACCGTCCTTCCCTGCAGACATATG TGTATGTGCAGTGGATGTGCAAAGGTTTTAAGGTTCCAAACAGACCGGTGCCCAATATGTAGACAATTAGTTGAGAGGCTTTTGGAGATTAAGGTCACCAATGAAACTGAGGAATGA